One region of Qipengyuania gaetbuli genomic DNA includes:
- a CDS encoding DUF7662 domain-containing protein: MSKKYQKLTEYLASIDDTEWEATFEQIERVLGFRLPESARQHQAWWSNQMRSQSLGWQLAGWKTTALDLENERVTLVYVAGDDPDKRSANAKPLTIQAAKDGLAAAFGVDPSQVEITIRA; encoded by the coding sequence ATGTCTAAGAAATATCAAAAACTCACAGAGTACCTCGCATCAATCGACGATACCGAATGGGAAGCAACCTTCGAGCAGATCGAGAGGGTTCTCGGATTCCGCTTGCCAGAAAGCGCGAGGCAGCATCAGGCTTGGTGGTCGAACCAGATGCGCTCGCAAAGCCTCGGCTGGCAATTGGCCGGCTGGAAGACCACCGCGCTCGATCTCGAAAATGAGCGAGTGACGCTGGTTTATGTGGCGGGTGACGATCCCGACAAGCGCAGCGCAAACGCCAAACCGCTGACCATTCAGGCCGCCAAGGACGGATTGGCAGCCGCTTTCGGGGTGGACCCGAGCCAGGTCGAGATCACTATCCGTGCCTGA
- a CDS encoding phosphoadenosine phosphosulfate reductase domain-containing protein, with protein sequence MNDPVLSAIEHSAEALEVRHDSRWIVGYSGGKDSTATLKILLSAWKLATKKPPFFDLIYCDTGVENQILDKYIKNQIQDINREAELDGLPIRTTILKAPVQESFFVKIIGRGYPPPTNSFRWCTKALRINPVASFLKAATAEQSVVALGLRRDESQQRTRSLEKNGSSHWQRQRESTFSYDVYLPILELDVPAVWDAIFGLTKPRSISASDLEDLYRGASGECPIIKSPQSPPCGSGRFGCWTCTVVRKDKSAEKLIRSGYTQLSPFLEFRNWLAEFRNDPNARWKKRRNGSEGLGPFTMDARYEILRRVDALEDATGTEIITSEERGMIAALWKFDDVPRLSFKL encoded by the coding sequence ATGAATGACCCCGTTTTATCTGCGATTGAACATTCTGCAGAGGCGCTGGAGGTAAGGCATGATAGTAGGTGGATAGTTGGCTACTCAGGCGGCAAGGACTCTACCGCCACGCTAAAAATTTTACTCTCGGCCTGGAAACTCGCGACGAAGAAGCCACCATTCTTCGATTTGATTTATTGCGACACGGGCGTCGAGAACCAGATACTCGACAAATACATCAAGAATCAAATTCAAGACATAAATCGCGAAGCGGAACTTGATGGGCTCCCCATCAGGACGACAATTCTGAAAGCACCGGTGCAAGAGTCTTTCTTCGTGAAGATTATCGGTCGCGGTTATCCGCCGCCGACCAACAGCTTCCGATGGTGTACGAAGGCACTGCGCATCAATCCGGTAGCCTCTTTCTTGAAGGCGGCCACTGCTGAGCAATCTGTCGTTGCACTGGGATTGCGCCGCGATGAAAGTCAGCAACGCACGCGTTCGTTGGAGAAAAATGGCTCTAGCCACTGGCAAAGACAGAGGGAGTCAACGTTCTCTTACGACGTCTACCTGCCGATTTTAGAATTAGACGTGCCTGCAGTGTGGGATGCAATCTTTGGATTGACTAAGCCTCGGTCAATTAGCGCGTCTGATTTAGAGGATCTTTACAGGGGAGCTTCGGGTGAGTGTCCGATCATCAAATCTCCTCAAAGTCCGCCGTGCGGATCAGGCAGATTTGGATGCTGGACCTGTACAGTTGTGCGAAAAGACAAGTCAGCTGAGAAGCTTATTCGTTCTGGGTATACCCAATTGTCCCCGTTTCTGGAGTTCAGAAATTGGCTCGCTGAATTCCGCAACGACCCAAATGCACGCTGGAAGAAGCGCCGAAATGGCTCCGAAGGATTGGGCCCGTTCACGATGGACGCACGCTATGAAATTTTACGACGAGTAGACGCATTGGAAGATGCGACAGGGACCGAAATAATCACATCGGAAGAGCGGGGCATGATCGCAGCGCTCTGGAAATTCGATGACGTCCCTCGGCTATCATTTAAACTTTAG
- a CDS encoding septal ring lytic transglycosylase RlpA family protein produces the protein MAKRALRSMLFFAALTLPGTAGHSEERELTPVTDTQFATTFAAYAPLPEAPAPGPEVVDLATIEPVVEAEPAGTSLGSGVASYYGKRFHGRRTASGERFDMNSYTAAHRTLPFGSRVSVTNPRTGKSVVVRINDRGPFHGGRTIDLSRAAAEEIGIVNRGHGEVELALLD, from the coding sequence ATGGCCAAACGCGCGCTACGCAGCATGCTCTTCTTCGCAGCCCTCACGCTGCCCGGTACCGCCGGTCATTCCGAAGAGCGTGAACTTACCCCAGTAACCGACACCCAGTTCGCGACCACTTTCGCCGCCTACGCGCCTCTGCCCGAAGCGCCTGCGCCGGGTCCGGAGGTGGTCGACCTCGCCACGATCGAGCCGGTCGTCGAGGCGGAACCTGCGGGCACCTCGCTCGGATCGGGCGTCGCCTCCTATTACGGCAAGCGTTTCCACGGCCGCCGCACTGCCAGCGGGGAGCGGTTCGACATGAACAGCTATACCGCCGCGCACCGCACCCTGCCCTTCGGCAGCCGCGTTTCGGTGACCAACCCGCGCACCGGCAAGTCGGTGGTGGTCCGCATCAACGACCGCGGCCCCTTCCACGGCGGCCGCACGATCGACCTGTCGCGCGCCGCGGCAGAGGAGATCGGCATCGTCAACCGCGGCCACGGCGAAGTGGAACTGGCGCTGCTCGACTGA